In Salinisphaera sp. LB1, one genomic interval encodes:
- a CDS encoding ABC transporter permease: protein MARSAEQRRRRAAKRASVRRIGLGLFGVVLFVGIWKAAYVFNWAPRGTLPDPFEIPAATVREWRSGHLLPAIGSSLIHYVWGLGAGTVAGFLVGLLAASSRLFDDLHYMLARVLRPIPPLAWVVFAIAWFHVSHAGAAFVISIGVFWVNYFATASGVANVDPRYYELARAFGHGGFISRVTTITLPGAAPGILSGMRTGVGQAWMTLIAAELLGVPGMGQQMNSAAGVGAYDAVVVYMLAISLIYSISDGLFAIAEKQLLRWRP from the coding sequence TTGGCCCGGTCCGCGGAACAACGACGGCGGCGCGCCGCCAAGCGCGCCAGCGTGCGGCGCATTGGGCTGGGTCTGTTCGGCGTGGTGCTGTTCGTTGGCATCTGGAAAGCGGCGTACGTGTTCAATTGGGCGCCGCGCGGCACGCTGCCCGATCCGTTCGAGATTCCCGCCGCGACCGTTCGTGAATGGCGCAGCGGGCACCTCCTGCCCGCCATCGGTTCGAGCCTGATTCACTACGTCTGGGGCCTGGGCGCGGGGACGGTCGCGGGTTTCCTGGTCGGTCTGCTGGCCGCCAGTTCGCGCCTGTTCGACGATCTGCACTACATGCTCGCACGCGTCCTGCGCCCGATCCCGCCGCTGGCCTGGGTGGTGTTCGCGATCGCGTGGTTTCATGTCAGCCACGCCGGTGCGGCGTTCGTGATTTCCATCGGCGTGTTCTGGGTGAATTATTTCGCCACCGCCTCGGGCGTGGCCAACGTCGATCCACGCTACTACGAGCTCGCTCGCGCCTTCGGCCATGGCGGCTTCATATCGCGGGTGACGACCATCACCCTGCCCGGCGCCGCCCCGGGCATTCTGTCGGGCATGCGCACCGGGGTCGGCCAGGCCTGGATGACGCTGATCGCGGCGGAGCTGCTCGGCGTACCCGGTATGGGCCAACAAATGAATTCGGCCGCTGGCGTCGGCGCTTATGACGCGGTAGTGGTCTACATGCTGGCGATTTCGCTGATCTATTCCATCTCCGACGGCCTGTTCGCGATAGCCGAGAAACAACTGCTGCGGTGGCGGCCATGA
- a CDS encoding ABC transporter ATP-binding protein produces the protein MSTTPLLTVESLSYHHPGNDTPVFADLEFAVADGEFVAIVGGSGVGKSTLLRNIAGLIPPSAGRITLSPANNRGSRDRGFVFQDTRLLPWRRIASNIEYGLAGLDLSRAERHQRIDEVLELTAMTPYRDRWPHSISGGQAQRIGLARALAVHPRLLLMDEPFSAVDALTRRHLQDELLAIWRRLGMAVLFVTHDIDEALYLADRIQVMRGSPAAIVRDERIDLPRPRERGDNAFVALTHKIADSL, from the coding sequence ATGAGCACCACGCCGCTGCTGACCGTCGAAAGCCTGTCTTACCATCATCCGGGCAACGACACACCGGTGTTCGCCGATCTGGAATTCGCCGTCGCCGATGGCGAGTTCGTCGCCATTGTGGGCGGCTCGGGCGTCGGCAAGTCCACGCTACTGCGCAATATCGCGGGCCTGATTCCACCCAGTGCGGGACGAATCACGCTATCCCCGGCGAACAATCGTGGCAGCCGCGATCGCGGCTTCGTGTTTCAGGACACGCGCTTGCTGCCGTGGCGGCGGATCGCCTCGAACATCGAGTACGGCCTGGCCGGGCTGGATCTGTCACGTGCCGAGCGCCACCAACGTATCGACGAAGTGCTGGAACTGACGGCCATGACACCCTATCGCGATCGCTGGCCGCATTCGATTTCCGGCGGCCAGGCCCAGCGCATCGGGCTGGCCCGCGCGCTGGCCGTCCATCCGCGACTGCTGCTCATGGACGAACCGTTTTCCGCCGTCGATGCGCTCACCCGGCGTCATTTGCAGGACGAACTGCTGGCGATCTGGCGCCGGCTCGGCATGGCGGTGTTGTTCGTCACCCACGACATCGACGAAGCGCTGTATCTGGCCGACCGTATTCAGGTCATGCGCGGCAGTCCGGCCGCCATCGTGCGCGACGAGCGCATCGATCTACCCCGGCCGCGCGAGCGCGGCGACAACGCATTCGTCGCCCTCACCCACAAAATTGCCGATTCGCTCTGA
- a CDS encoding ABC transporter substrate-binding protein produces MLRRPSSRRLIALLVALGLFAALAGCGQSNTDQATNDSGSGGQPAKVKAQIGYMPILPDAQLFVNLENGGIAKAGIDPDLVSFQNGPAMVQALASGQLDIAYFGIGPTMVARAKGADIRVVASNIIQQISVVALGDLAPYFNNGDPATAFARFRKDTGHKAKISTFPVGSVPQTVFAYWLKNKLHADASDVDVIYQGASQVQQSLLTGAVDGAAILEPIVSIVEKRQPKARVVASGADLFDNQPGAVVAVRQAFIKAHPKVVERLVAAHIRATQTLVAVDGSAIDAVAKYVGGGRLPRDIVASALDHSKSNFVADPHRIVDATQRMYHFQRAQGTLKAKLDIGALFDTTFYDRVVGKTSGADGASNDTHGG; encoded by the coding sequence ATGCTTCGACGCCCTTCGTCTCGCCGCCTAATTGCCCTGCTCGTGGCGCTCGGCCTGTTTGCCGCGCTCGCGGGTTGCGGCCAATCCAATACGGATCAGGCCACCAATGACAGCGGCTCGGGCGGCCAGCCGGCCAAGGTCAAGGCCCAGATCGGCTACATGCCGATTTTGCCCGACGCCCAGCTGTTCGTGAATCTCGAGAACGGCGGTATCGCCAAGGCCGGCATCGATCCCGACCTGGTGTCGTTCCAGAACGGCCCGGCCATGGTGCAAGCGCTGGCATCCGGCCAGCTCGATATCGCCTACTTCGGCATTGGCCCGACCATGGTAGCCCGCGCCAAGGGGGCGGACATTCGGGTTGTGGCGTCCAACATCATCCAGCAGATCAGCGTGGTCGCGCTCGGTGATCTCGCGCCGTATTTCAACAACGGCGATCCGGCCACGGCGTTTGCGCGCTTTCGCAAGGACACGGGGCACAAGGCCAAGATCTCGACCTTCCCGGTCGGGTCGGTGCCGCAGACCGTGTTCGCCTACTGGCTGAAGAACAAGCTGCATGCCGATGCGTCGGATGTCGACGTCATCTACCAGGGCGCCTCGCAGGTACAGCAGTCGTTGCTCACCGGCGCGGTGGATGGTGCGGCCATTCTCGAACCGATCGTGTCGATCGTCGAGAAGCGCCAGCCCAAGGCCCGCGTGGTGGCCAGCGGGGCTGATCTGTTCGATAACCAGCCGGGCGCGGTCGTCGCCGTGCGCCAGGCGTTCATCAAGGCGCATCCCAAGGTGGTCGAGCGTCTGGTGGCAGCGCATATCCGGGCCACCCAGACGCTCGTCGCCGTTGATGGCTCGGCGATCGACGCCGTCGCCAAGTACGTCGGTGGCGGGCGCCTGCCGCGCGATATCGTGGCCTCGGCCTTGGATCATTCGAAATCCAACTTCGTCGCCGACCCGCACCGCATCGTGGACGCGACGCAACGCATGTATCACTTCCAGCGCGCGCAGGGCACGCTCAAGGCCAAGCTCGATATCGGTGCCCTGTTCGATACCACCTTCTACGATCGGGTGGTCGGCAAGACGAGCGGCGCCGATGGCGCCTCGAACGACACCCACGGCGGTTGA